A single region of the Chloroflexota bacterium genome encodes:
- a CDS encoding GNAT family N-acetyltransferase, giving the protein MTADVFSVFPTLTTPRLLLRELDPADAADVLVFRGDPEVQRFNSAPMTDIRQALALIDTLRKWYLAQKAIHWGVTLRGESRVIGLYSLHGLDRYHRRGALGYDLAREYWGQGIAQEAVGEIVRFAFEQLELNRLEAVTIADNYRSVSLLERLGFTLEGTRREHSLEDDGLFHSSAIYGLLRREYLAR; this is encoded by the coding sequence ATGACCGCTGATGTCTTCTCGGTGTTCCCGACGCTGACGACGCCGCGCCTGCTCCTCCGCGAGTTGGATCCGGCCGACGCCGCCGACGTCCTGGTCTTTCGCGGCGATCCCGAGGTGCAGCGCTTCAACTCAGCGCCGATGACCGACATCAGGCAGGCGCTCGCACTGATCGACACCCTTCGCAAGTGGTATCTCGCGCAGAAGGCGATCCACTGGGGCGTGACCCTGCGCGGCGAGAGCCGGGTGATCGGCCTGTACAGCCTACACGGGCTGGACCGGTACCACCGGCGGGGCGCGCTTGGCTACGACCTGGCCCGTGAGTACTGGGGCCAGGGCATCGCCCAGGAGGCCGTCGGCGAGATCGTCCGGTTCGCGTTCGAGCAGTTGGAGCTGAACCGGCTTGAAGCGGTCACCATCGCGGACAACTACCGTTCGGTGAGCCTGCTGGAGCGGCTCGGCTTCACGCTCGAAGGCACCCGCCGCGAGCACTCCCTCGAGGACGACGGCCTGTTCCACAGCAGCGCCATCTACGGGCTGCTGCGCCGCGAGTACCTCGCCCGCTGA
- the cobO gene encoding cob(I)yrinic acid a,c-diamide adenosyltransferase → MAQERKEPRGLVVVNTGDGKGKTTAALGLAVRAAGNGLRVLIIQFIKGRWKTGETKSLEALAPNIQLVRMGMGFTIDRLRDARVPMEEHEEAAAKAFERAREVVLADEYDMIVLDELLGSIKAGLVSLDDVLELICQKPARLHLVMTGRGAPPELIDAADLVTEMTMIKHPLQQGIKAQRGIEF, encoded by the coding sequence ATGGCGCAGGAACGAAAAGAGCCGCGTGGGCTGGTGGTCGTCAACACGGGCGATGGCAAGGGCAAGACGACGGCAGCGCTCGGACTGGCGGTACGCGCGGCCGGCAACGGTTTGCGCGTCTTGATCATCCAGTTCATCAAGGGCCGTTGGAAGACCGGCGAAACGAAGTCGCTGGAAGCGCTCGCCCCCAACATCCAGCTCGTCAGGATGGGCATGGGGTTCACGATCGATCGGCTGCGTGACGCCCGTGTCCCGATGGAGGAGCACGAAGAGGCCGCCGCGAAGGCGTTCGAGCGCGCCCGCGAGGTGGTGCTGGCCGACGAGTACGACATGATCGTGCTCGACGAGCTGCTGGGCTCGATCAAGGCCGGGCTGGTCTCGCTGGACGACGTGCTGGAGCTGATCTGCCAGAAGCCGGCGCGCCTGCACCTCGTGATGACGGGGCGGGGCGCGCCGCCCGAGCTGATCGACGCCGCCGACCTCGTCACCGAGATGACGATGATCAAACACCCCCTGCAGCAGGGCATCAAGGCGCAGCGGGGGATCGAGTTTTGA
- a CDS encoding crossover junction endodeoxyribonuclease RuvC: MTFSPPRQRRERSDAPRPQVRALGIDPGLTRTGWALVAQDGPRYRLLDSGVIAPRSDAGADDLPGRLADGYLRMVGVLELAHPTVVAVEDLFTTPKFPKSALKMAHLRGVYCLAVAQAGVPLLALTATTVKQRLTGNGHASKEQVQRMVFELCAVDGAGIPNDLSDAIGLAIAGLHQMSYNALTGRGLR; the protein is encoded by the coding sequence GTGACCTTCTCGCCGCCCCGTCAACGCCGCGAGCGCTCTGATGCGCCGCGCCCTCAGGTCCGTGCGCTCGGCATCGACCCCGGCCTGACGCGCACCGGCTGGGCGCTCGTGGCGCAGGACGGACCGCGCTACCGTCTGCTCGACTCGGGCGTGATCGCGCCGCGCTCCGACGCCGGCGCGGACGACCTGCCCGGGCGGCTTGCAGACGGCTACCTGCGGATGGTCGGCGTGCTGGAGTTGGCCCATCCGACGGTCGTGGCCGTGGAGGATCTCTTCACCACGCCAAAGTTTCCAAAGTCGGCACTGAAGATGGCTCACCTGCGCGGCGTCTACTGTCTCGCGGTGGCGCAGGCAGGCGTACCGCTGCTGGCGCTCACGGCAACCACGGTCAAGCAGCGGCTGACCGGCAACGGGCATGCCTCCAAGGAGCAGGTGCAGCGGATGGTGTTCGAGCTGTGCGCCGTGGATGGCGCAGGCATCCCGAACGACCTCAGCGACGCCATCGGGCTGGCCATCGCCGGCCTCCACCAGATGAGCTACAACGCGCTGACCGGGCGCGGCCTCCGATGA
- the ruvB gene encoding Holliday junction branch migration DNA helicase RuvB — protein MTTGNRLLSPFADSGDDGGDGGSLRPPTLPDFVGQGRLKERLAIAIGAAQERDEPLEHILFHGPPGLGKTTLAHIIAEEMGGKLTITSGPALENTAQLMGILSKLEPGDVLFVDEIHRTPRTIEEYLYPAMEDFAVDFVLDKGPFAKAIRLPLKRFTLVGATTRAGLLASPLRDRFGLLFHLDFYTPEELESIVRRSASLLGVELQAEAAMEVARRSRGTPRIANRLLRRVRDYATVKGSGDVTLEVTQASLHLEGVDDEGLDELDRKVLSAIISRYGGGPVGIEALAATIQEETDTLTDVVEPYLLQQGFVIRTSAGRRATGRAYEHLGLKRPRSAPADQPPLL, from the coding sequence ATGACGACAGGGAACCGGCTCTTGTCCCCGTTCGCCGATTCGGGCGACGACGGCGGTGACGGCGGCTCGCTGCGTCCCCCGACACTGCCGGACTTCGTCGGGCAGGGCCGGCTGAAGGAGCGGCTCGCCATCGCCATCGGCGCGGCCCAGGAGCGCGACGAGCCGCTGGAGCACATCCTCTTCCACGGGCCGCCCGGCCTGGGCAAGACCACCCTCGCCCACATCATCGCCGAGGAGATGGGCGGCAAGCTGACGATCACCTCCGGCCCGGCCCTTGAGAACACGGCTCAGCTCATGGGCATTCTGAGCAAGCTGGAGCCGGGCGACGTCCTGTTCGTCGATGAGATCCACCGGACGCCTCGCACCATCGAGGAGTACCTGTACCCCGCGATGGAAGATTTCGCGGTGGATTTCGTGCTGGACAAGGGGCCGTTCGCCAAGGCGATTCGGCTGCCGCTCAAGCGCTTCACGCTGGTCGGCGCGACGACCCGCGCTGGCCTGCTGGCCTCGCCGCTGCGCGACCGCTTCGGCCTCCTCTTCCACCTCGACTTCTACACGCCGGAAGAGCTTGAGTCGATCGTCCGCCGCTCGGCCAGCCTGCTCGGCGTCGAGTTGCAGGCAGAGGCCGCGATGGAGGTGGCGCGGCGCTCGCGCGGGACGCCCCGCATCGCCAATCGGCTGCTGCGGCGGGTTCGTGACTACGCGACCGTCAAGGGCAGCGGCGACGTCACCCTGGAGGTGACCCAGGCGTCGCTGCATCTCGAAGGCGTCGACGACGAGGGCCTGGACGAGCTGGACCGTAAGGTCTTGTCCGCGATCATCTCGCGGTACGGCGGCGGGCCGGTCGGCATCGAGGCGCTGGCAGCCACGATTCAGGAGGAGACCGACACGCTGACTGACGTGGTCGAGCCGTACCTCCTGCAGCAGGGCTTCGTGATCCGGACCTCGGCGGGCCGCCGCGCAACGGGCCGGGCCTACGAGCATCTTGGCCTGAAGCGGCCACGCTCCGCGCCGGCCGACCAGCCGCCACTGCTCTGA
- a CDS encoding SGNH/GDSL hydrolase family protein — protein sequence MIAARLIVVLVSLAIPLVALEIALRMFGPFLPGNYDTGPFVRRHPVLGHFHIPSHTSWVKTPRFTVRIDTNPMGFRDPRQSYEKPPGAFRILLLGDSYVEAAQVPVEQGIAQVLERKLTASLGRPIEVINGGVLGYGTAQESLLLDQEGAKLKPDLIVLFFCHCNDLANNNYRLELIDGQLSRALKPYYDLSDDDSDLVLIPPPPPDARTTLRYRVRDSSLLYNVIETGVVYKLELQNPREAFNAIDGLVEPTRGKYDARPSGEWERSWRITERVLAIVKARADSLGAPLLVAGIPEWRMLEQAYWQRDSNKRLIENGRGGPDAPVRTMTAVTDRLGIGHLDLLPPFQRQVDAGGLFRYYIEGDYHWTADGHVVAADAVAAYLAEKGLLPR from the coding sequence ATGATCGCAGCGCGCCTCATCGTGGTGCTGGTCAGCCTTGCCATCCCGCTCGTCGCGCTGGAGATCGCGCTGCGGATGTTCGGACCGTTCTTGCCCGGCAACTACGACACCGGGCCGTTCGTCCGCCGCCACCCGGTGCTCGGGCATTTCCACATCCCGAGTCACACGAGCTGGGTGAAGACGCCGCGGTTCACGGTCCGTATCGACACCAACCCGATGGGGTTCCGTGACCCACGGCAATCGTATGAGAAGCCGCCCGGCGCGTTTCGGATCCTGCTGCTGGGCGATTCGTATGTCGAGGCGGCTCAGGTGCCCGTGGAGCAGGGGATCGCGCAGGTGCTTGAGCGGAAACTCACAGCAAGCCTGGGACGCCCCATCGAGGTGATCAACGGCGGCGTGCTCGGCTACGGCACCGCGCAGGAGTCGCTGCTGCTCGATCAAGAGGGAGCGAAGCTCAAGCCCGACCTGATCGTGCTGTTCTTCTGCCACTGCAACGACCTGGCGAACAACAACTATCGCCTGGAGCTGATCGACGGCCAGCTGAGTCGTGCTCTGAAACCGTACTACGACCTGTCCGACGACGACAGCGATCTCGTGCTGATACCCCCGCCCCCGCCCGATGCGCGGACGACGTTGCGCTACCGAGTGCGGGACTCGTCGCTCCTCTACAACGTGATAGAGACCGGTGTTGTTTACAAGCTCGAATTGCAGAACCCACGTGAGGCGTTCAACGCGATTGACGGGCTGGTCGAGCCGACACGCGGCAAGTACGACGCCAGACCGAGCGGCGAATGGGAGCGCTCGTGGCGCATCACCGAGCGTGTCCTCGCGATTGTGAAAGCTCGCGCAGACAGCCTGGGGGCACCGTTGCTGGTGGCAGGCATCCCCGAGTGGCGGATGCTCGAACAGGCCTACTGGCAGCGTGACTCCAACAAGCGCCTCATCGAAAACGGTCGCGGTGGGCCTGACGCCCCCGTCAGAACGATGACCGCCGTGACGGACCGCCTCGGTATCGGACACCTTGACCTGCTGCCGCCGTTCCAGAGGCAGGTCGATGCAGGCGGCCTGTTCCGCTACTACATCGAGGGCGACTACCATTGGACGGCTGACGGGCACGTCGTCGCGGCCGACGCCGTGGCCGCGTACCTGGCAGAGAAAGGCCTGCTGCCGCGCTGA
- the cobN gene encoding cobaltochelatase subunit CobN, translating into MADRSILVLSTADTDLLTLSHAVERLPEGFPAVRAVNPATLTDVDAAHAFLAAELPRTGVVVMRLLGGKRAFEHGWDRLTRDCAERNVPVVAIPGDQAADLDLQAACTAPVPVVAAVAEYLAHGGIENLAAMLALLANHALGTSHPTVPPRAVAWEGVYHPDEPDEVGLDDYLARRNVAGQPVVAILFYRAHWMSRNLGFVDALVRALEAEGCTSLPIFCQSLKGGPNGVPAVFADFLLDVDGSARIDTVLNTLSFAMSQLEVKGVTVASGWSVAGLDQLDVPVIQAIVSTSTADQWAESDSGLSPIDTAMNVAMPEFDGRIIGVPISFKQEAVEDERLGARLMRYEPMPDRIAFTAKLAVAWARLRRIPPAERRVALVLSNYPTKNARIGNAVGLDTPASVWHILHALREAGYTVEDIPESGDALIHQLIDHCSYDQEFLTESQMAGAGRLTAPGYRRAFDGYAPSVQQELRDAWGDPPGEVYRDGDALVMPGLEFGNVFVGIQPPRGFGENPIAIYHSPDLTPTHHYLAYYAYLRDVFGAHAVVHIGKHGTLEWLPGKSLGLSAACYPEVALGPMPHFYPFIVNNPGEGAQAKRRAHACIVDHLIPAMQTADSYNEIVKLEQLMDEYYQVQTLDPKKAPVVREQIWAVIQEAKLDRDLHQDERPGDDIFDNFLLHVDGYLCELKDAQIRDGLHTLGQAPAGEEQIGLLLALTRLDNADAPSLRRSLADALGLPYQQLLADRGQPYTGPIPLALSRLSNTPIRGNGDLIEGLEALGHALLSQLQVADFQPSTVGPLVERTFPGDGVAVREALDYLTTTLVPNLDRTTDEIGNLLRGLDGRYVPAGPSGAPTRGQANALPTGRNFYSVDPNTIPSPNAWATGVALGDALLAKYLDEEGRYPESVGIVVWGTSAMRTHGDDVAEIFHLLGVRPVWQRENRRVRGLEIVPLAELGRPRIDVTARISGFFRDAFPNLIHLMDDAVKMVAELDEPSDQNFVAARVRADALRKEAAGMSREAAWRTSTYRIFGSKPGTYGAGILPLLDERNWQTDHDLAAVYQAWGAFAYGRGTFGAQAPDEFKERFAGIVVAAKNQDNREHDIFDSDDYLQYHGGMIATVRALSGQDPKQYFGDSSNPLEPKQRDLGDEARRVFRTRVVNPKWIASIKRHGYKGAFEMAATVDYLYGYDATAHVVDDWMYERVTDAYVFDEDTRRFFEEKNPWALRGIAERLTEAMDRGLWQNPDPEVRKRLEQVYLDIENQLELRGEAAQDGDQEAGR; encoded by the coding sequence ATGGCCGACCGCTCCATCCTGGTGCTCAGCACCGCCGACACCGACCTGTTGACACTCAGCCACGCCGTCGAGCGTCTTCCCGAGGGCTTCCCGGCCGTCCGGGCCGTCAACCCCGCGACGCTGACCGACGTCGACGCGGCCCACGCGTTCCTCGCCGCCGAGCTGCCACGCACCGGCGTCGTCGTGATGCGGCTGCTGGGCGGCAAAAGGGCCTTCGAACACGGCTGGGACCGGCTGACCCGCGACTGCGCTGAGCGCAATGTGCCGGTCGTCGCGATCCCCGGCGACCAGGCGGCCGACCTGGACCTGCAGGCCGCCTGCACCGCGCCGGTACCAGTCGTGGCGGCCGTCGCCGAGTATCTCGCGCACGGCGGCATCGAGAACCTGGCGGCGATGCTGGCCCTGCTCGCCAATCACGCGCTCGGAACCAGCCATCCGACTGTGCCACCGCGCGCCGTCGCCTGGGAGGGCGTCTACCACCCCGACGAGCCGGACGAGGTCGGCCTCGACGACTACCTGGCGCGCCGCAACGTCGCCGGCCAGCCGGTCGTGGCGATCCTCTTCTACCGTGCCCACTGGATGAGCCGGAACCTCGGCTTCGTGGATGCGCTGGTGCGCGCCCTCGAAGCCGAGGGTTGCACGTCGCTGCCGATCTTCTGCCAGAGTCTCAAGGGTGGGCCGAACGGCGTCCCGGCCGTCTTCGCGGATTTCCTGCTCGACGTCGACGGGTCGGCCCGCATCGACACGGTCCTGAACACCCTGAGCTTCGCGATGAGTCAGCTTGAGGTCAAAGGCGTGACGGTGGCCAGCGGCTGGTCGGTGGCCGGCCTGGATCAACTCGACGTGCCGGTGATCCAGGCCATCGTCTCCACCAGCACCGCCGATCAGTGGGCCGAGAGCGACTCTGGCCTCAGCCCCATCGACACCGCGATGAACGTCGCCATGCCCGAGTTCGACGGCCGGATCATCGGCGTGCCGATCTCCTTCAAGCAGGAGGCCGTCGAGGACGAGCGGCTGGGCGCACGGTTGATGCGCTACGAGCCGATGCCTGACCGGATCGCCTTCACGGCGAAGCTGGCGGTGGCCTGGGCACGGCTCCGGCGCATCCCGCCAGCCGAGCGAAGAGTCGCGCTGGTGCTCAGCAACTACCCGACCAAGAACGCGCGGATCGGCAACGCCGTCGGGCTGGACACCCCGGCCTCGGTCTGGCACATCCTGCACGCGCTGCGGGAGGCCGGCTACACGGTCGAGGATATCCCAGAGAGCGGCGACGCCCTGATCCACCAGTTGATCGATCACTGCTCCTACGATCAGGAGTTCCTGACCGAGAGTCAGATGGCGGGGGCCGGCCGCCTGACCGCCCCTGGTTACCGGCGCGCCTTCGACGGCTACGCGCCGAGCGTCCAGCAGGAGTTGCGCGACGCCTGGGGCGACCCGCCGGGCGAGGTCTACCGTGACGGCGACGCGCTGGTGATGCCCGGCCTGGAATTCGGCAACGTCTTCGTCGGGATCCAGCCGCCGCGCGGCTTTGGCGAGAACCCCATCGCCATCTACCACAGTCCCGACCTGACCCCGACGCACCACTATCTCGCCTACTACGCCTATCTGCGCGATGTGTTCGGGGCGCATGCGGTCGTCCACATCGGCAAGCACGGCACGCTCGAATGGCTGCCGGGCAAGAGCCTCGGCCTGTCCGCCGCCTGCTATCCCGAGGTGGCGCTCGGCCCGATGCCGCACTTCTACCCGTTCATCGTCAACAACCCCGGCGAGGGCGCGCAGGCGAAGCGGCGGGCGCACGCCTGCATCGTCGATCACCTGATCCCCGCGATGCAGACGGCGGACTCGTACAACGAGATCGTCAAGCTCGAACAACTGATGGACGAGTACTACCAGGTGCAGACGCTCGATCCGAAGAAGGCCCCGGTCGTGCGAGAGCAGATCTGGGCCGTCATCCAGGAGGCGAAGCTCGACCGCGATCTTCACCAGGACGAGCGGCCCGGCGACGACATCTTCGACAACTTCCTGCTGCACGTCGACGGCTACCTCTGCGAGCTGAAGGACGCCCAGATCCGCGACGGTCTGCACACGCTGGGGCAGGCGCCGGCCGGCGAGGAGCAGATCGGCCTGTTGCTGGCGCTGACCCGCCTCGACAACGCCGACGCGCCGAGCCTGCGCCGTTCTCTGGCGGACGCCCTCGGTCTGCCGTACCAGCAGCTGCTGGCCGACCGGGGCCAGCCGTACACCGGGCCGATCCCGCTGGCACTGTCTCGACTGAGCAACACCCCGATCCGCGGCAACGGCGACCTGATCGAGGGGTTGGAGGCGCTCGGACATGCGCTCCTCAGCCAGTTGCAGGTCGCCGACTTTCAGCCGTCCACGGTCGGGCCGCTGGTCGAGCGGACGTTCCCGGGCGACGGCGTCGCGGTCCGCGAGGCGCTCGACTACCTGACCACGACGCTCGTCCCCAACCTGGACCGCACCACCGACGAGATCGGGAACCTGCTGCGGGGCCTGGACGGCCGGTACGTGCCGGCCGGTCCGAGCGGCGCACCGACGCGTGGGCAGGCGAACGCGCTGCCGACCGGCCGCAACTTCTACTCGGTCGATCCGAACACCATCCCCTCGCCCAACGCCTGGGCCACGGGCGTCGCGCTCGGGGACGCCCTGCTGGCGAAGTACCTCGACGAAGAGGGGCGGTATCCGGAGTCAGTCGGCATCGTCGTCTGGGGCACCTCGGCCATGCGGACGCACGGCGACGACGTGGCCGAGATCTTCCACCTGCTCGGCGTGCGGCCGGTCTGGCAGCGTGAGAACCGTCGCGTGCGGGGCCTGGAGATCGTCCCGCTGGCCGAGCTTGGCCGGCCACGCATCGACGTGACGGCTCGCATCAGCGGCTTCTTCCGCGACGCCTTCCCGAACCTGATCCACCTGATGGACGATGCCGTCAAGATGGTGGCCGAGCTGGACGAGCCGTCCGACCAGAACTTCGTGGCGGCGCGGGTGCGGGCCGACGCCCTCCGCAAGGAAGCGGCCGGGATGTCGCGCGAGGCGGCCTGGAGAACCTCGACCTACCGCATCTTCGGGAGCAAGCCGGGCACCTACGGGGCCGGCATCCTGCCGCTGCTGGACGAGCGCAACTGGCAGACCGACCATGACCTCGCCGCCGTCTATCAGGCCTGGGGCGCGTTCGCCTACGGGCGGGGCACGTTCGGCGCGCAAGCTCCGGACGAGTTCAAGGAGCGATTTGCCGGCATCGTGGTGGCGGCCAAGAACCAGGACAACCGCGAGCACGACATCTTCGACAGCGACGACTACCTCCAGTATCACGGCGGGATGATCGCAACGGTCCGCGCGCTGTCGGGGCAGGATCCGAAGCAGTACTTCGGAGACTCCTCGAACCCGCTGGAGCCGAAGCAGCGCGACCTCGGAGACGAGGCTCGGCGGGTCTTCCGCACCAGGGTGGTCAACCCGAAGTGGATCGCCAGCATCAAGCGGCACGGCTACAAGGGCGCGTTCGAGATGGCGGCGACCGTTGACTACCTGTACGGCTACGACGCCACCGCCCACGTGGTGGATGACTGGATGTACGAGCGCGTCACCGACGCCTACGTCTTCGACGAAGACACCCGGCGATTCTTCGAGGAGAAGAACCCCTGGGCGCTGCGGGGGATCGCCGAGCGGCTGACCGAGGCGATGGATCGCGGGCTGTGGCAGAACCCGGACCCGGAGGTCCGCAAACGGCTCGAACAGGTCTACCTCGACATCGAGAATCAACTGGAGCTTCGCGGCGAAGCGGCCCAGGACGGCGACCAGGAGGCCGGCCGATGA
- a CDS encoding alcohol dehydrogenase catalytic domain-containing protein — protein MKAALFYGGRDIRVEELPDPTPGPGEVLVKIGAAGVCGSDLHGYRGGDPWGAAPLAGPRRAGHELAGTVAALGSGVTRVAVGQRVGVEPMHLVGCGRCRQCRRGDYHICPRRGMRDGQRHGSAGFSELDLVLEANVYPLPDHVSLDAASLLDVYGCGVHAINRVPLHAMEYVCVVGTGPIGLTMGQVARAAGARKVIMIGRRDEPLQFALNVGAADAVVNNAAVGTIAEAVADLTDGDLCDAVFETVGGETDTMLQAVEAAAFGGRIGVIGAFWRDVAVPYRAGNRKELDVLWCNSYSTWHGQREFQIALHMVADGRVQAEPLVTHRFPLVEIGAAFAAADDKRGSGSVKVVVQP, from the coding sequence ATGAAGGCGGCGCTGTTCTACGGTGGGCGCGACATTCGGGTGGAGGAGCTTCCGGACCCGACGCCCGGCCCCGGCGAAGTGCTGGTGAAGATCGGCGCGGCCGGCGTCTGCGGCTCCGACCTGCACGGCTACCGTGGGGGAGATCCGTGGGGCGCAGCACCCCTGGCTGGCCCCCGCCGGGCCGGCCACGAGCTTGCCGGCACGGTGGCGGCGCTCGGCTCGGGCGTGACCCGTGTCGCCGTGGGGCAGCGGGTCGGGGTGGAGCCGATGCACCTGGTCGGGTGTGGCCGGTGCCGCCAGTGCCGACGCGGCGACTACCACATCTGTCCGCGGCGTGGCATGCGGGATGGTCAGCGCCACGGCAGCGCCGGCTTCTCCGAGCTGGATCTGGTGTTGGAGGCGAACGTCTACCCGCTGCCAGACCACGTCTCGCTGGACGCGGCGTCGCTGCTGGACGTCTACGGCTGTGGCGTCCACGCGATCAACCGGGTGCCGCTGCACGCCATGGAGTACGTGTGCGTCGTCGGAACGGGGCCGATTGGCCTGACGATGGGGCAGGTGGCGCGGGCGGCCGGCGCGCGAAAGGTCATCATGATCGGGCGGCGCGACGAGCCGCTGCAGTTCGCGCTGAACGTGGGGGCAGCCGATGCGGTCGTCAACAACGCAGCCGTTGGCACTATCGCCGAGGCCGTCGCCGACCTGACCGACGGCGACCTGTGCGATGCCGTCTTCGAGACGGTCGGCGGCGAGACCGACACCATGCTCCAGGCCGTCGAGGCCGCGGCGTTCGGCGGGCGGATCGGGGTGATCGGCGCGTTCTGGCGGGATGTCGCTGTGCCGTACCGGGCCGGCAACCGTAAGGAGCTGGACGTGCTGTGGTGCAACAGCTACTCGACCTGGCACGGCCAGCGTGAGTTCCAGATCGCGCTCCACATGGTGGCGGACGGACGGGTCCAGGCCGAGCCGCTGGTGACGCACCGTTTCCCACTGGTGGAGATCGGCGCGGCCTTCGCGGCGGCCGACGACAAGCGTGGGTCCGGATCGGTCAAGGTGGTGGTGCAGCCGTAG